The Microbacterium schleiferi genome contains the following window.
ATGCGTGACTGCGTCGCCGACCCGGACGGCACCGCCGAAGCCGAGGGCTTGACGCAGGAGGAGCTGGAAAAGCTCTTCCTCTCGCTCGCCTGAGCCGCATCCGCTGACATTCATCACCCGGACCGTCGCCGTGACGGACCGCTATTCGTGCTGCCCGGGCAGCCACCGAAGGAGACATCATGTGCTATCAGACGACGTGCCGGAAGTGCGGCAAGGTCACGTGGGGCGGATGCGGCCAGCACGTGCAGCAGGCCCTCGCCGGAGTCCCCAAAGCCCAGCGTTGCGCGGGGCACGAGAACGAGCCGTCGAAGGGGTTCTTCGCGAGCCTGTTCGGTCGCTAAGTCACGCCAACCCACCGAACGCTGAAGCGGCTGCCACCCTCTCGGGTAGCAGCCGCTTCACTGTCGCTGGGGTCGTTAGCTCAGGCCATTTTCCTGGAGCCACTGCGACGCGATGTCTTCGGGAGACATCTCGTCGACGAAGCTCTGAACGTTGAGGGCGACCAGACCCTGGGGGGTGAGGGCAGCGCTCACGGCGTTGATGACGTCGGCGATCTCGTCGGCGACATCCGCGTTCACAACCGGAACAACGTTCGATGCGAGGAAGAGCCCCTCGGGGTCTTCCAGGACGACGAGATCGGATGTCTGGATCCGCGGGTCGGCCGTGTAGATATTGGCGAGGTTGATCGTGCCTGCCTCCAGGTCCTCGAACGTCGTGTCACCCGTTGCGGAGAACCCGACGTCGATGCCGTACACATCGGCGAGGCCCATCGGCCCGTAGGGACGTTCGGCCAGCTCCGGCGGGCCACCCAGCGTGAGGGGCTCGGTGACACCGGCCAGGTCTGCGATGGAAACAAGACCGAACTGGTCGGCGAATGCCGAGGTCACGGTGTAGGAGTCCTGATCGGTCGCACTGGACTGATCGAGCACGACGAGGCCCTCCGGAAGTGCATCCGGGAGCGCCGCGTAGACCTCATCGGAGGTGCGCGCCGTCGTTTCGGGGTCGAAGTACTGCAGGAGGTTTCCGGTGTACTCCGGGAACAGCGTCACCTCGCCGCTCTCGAGCGCCGGGATGTAGGCATCCCGCTGGCCGATGTTGAACTGACGCTCGACATCGAAACCGGCGTTCTCGAGCGCCTGGGCGTAGATCTCGGCGATGATCTCGTTGGAGTAGTACGCCTGCGAGCCGACGACAATCGTGTCGGACGTCATCTCGCCGCTGCCACTACCGTCGGTTGGTTCGTCGAGCGGGTTGCTCGACGCGCAGCCGGCCAACAGCAGCGCTGCGGCGCCGGTGAGCGCGGCGGCGCGGAGGGTGCGTGTGATGGTCATGGTGCCTCTTTCTCTTTCTGGTGGTGCGGGGTCTGTGGTTGTGGGGTGGTGCTCTCAGCTGGACGAACTGGACGCGAAAGTGTCTGGAATTCGCGGCGGAATCTTGTCGAACCGCGGTTCGGCGTCTGCCGGCGGGGCGCTGCGAGGCGCACCCCGCAGGCCACGAGGCACAGCAGCACGCTGCGCGAGCGCGAGCAGGCCGTCGAGCACCAGGGCGAGAGCTGCGACGAGCACGGCGCCCGCGAGGACCTGATCGAAACGGCCGAGAGGGATGCCCTGGATGATCGGCCATCCGAGACCACCGAGATTGACGTAGGCGGCGATCGTCACGGTAGCGACCACCTGCAGCGTGGCAGTCCGGAGACCTCCCATGAGGAGAGGAAGGCCGAGCGGAATCTCCACGCGCCACAGGACCTGCCAGCGCGTCATACCGACAGCGCGAGCTGCGTCGATCGTCGCCCGATCAATGGCCTGGATACCGGTGTAGGCGCCGGCGAGCAGCGATGGAATCGCCAGGAGCACGAAGGTGATGAGCGCCGCCTCGGGTCGACGTGTCACGCCGAGCACGAGCAGGAGCAGGATGAGAAGCCCGAAAGACGGAATAGCGCGCGCCGCGCCCGAGATCGCTACCGCGATCTCCCGGCCTTTTCCGGTGTGGCCGATCGCCCATCCGACCGGGACGGCGACGAGTGTCGCGATGCCCACCGCCGCAAACGTGAAGCCGATCTGCTGGAGGAAGAGGATCGGGAGGGCGTAGTTGCCCGTCCATTGCTCGGGCGCGATGATCCAGAGCCACGCATCGATGATGAGATTCATGCGCTTGCTCCCACCGACGTTGCGGGAGCCGCCGTGCGCGACCCGATTCGACTCCGGCGGTTCCACGGCATGAGCAGTCTTCCGGCGAGCACGAGGATGACGTCAATAACGAGAGCGAGGATGACGACGGCGACCACACCCGAAAGCACCTCGGGGATGATCCGCCGCTGCAGACCGTTCGTGAACAGATAGCCGAGGTTTGTTACTCCGACGAGGATTCCGACCGTGGCCAGCGAAATCGTGCTCACCGATGCCACGCGAAGCCCCGCCAGGATGACAGGTCCCGCGAGCGGGAACTCAACGCCGAAGAAACGCCGCGTACCCGAAAACCCCATAGCCGTCGCAGCCCCCCGGACGCCCGTGTCGACGGAGTCGAGACCGTCCACCACCGATCGAACCATGATCGCGATCGCATAGAGGGTCAACGCGATGATCAGGTTGGCATCGCTCAGCGCGCTGTAGCCGAACACTGTCGGCAGCAGGATGAGCAGGGCAAGCGAGGGGATCGTGTACAGCATCCCCGTGATCGTGATGACCCAGCCGCGCAGCAGTCCGAAGCGCCACGCGATGTAGCCGAGCGGAATCGACAGGACGAAGCCCAACACGATCGCGATGATGCACTGACGGAGGTGTTCCAGCGTCAGCTGCAGGATCAGGTCGAGGTTGTCGAGAATCCACGTCATGGAGAATCGCCCCGCGTGTCGCTGCCCGCGTCATCCAGCATGCCCTGCGTTCTTCCGGTGCCGTCGACGACCGCGGTGCCCGTCGCTGTCTTCTTCAGGTGCAGCGCACGTTTCCCGTGGTCGGACCCGATGAAGGATGCGACGAACTCGGACGCCGGATTCTCAAGGATCTCACTGGGCGTCCCGACCTGGGCGATGTGGGCACCCTTCTCGAGGATGACGACCTGATCTCCGAGGAGGAACGCCTCGTCGATGTCGTGCGTGACGAAGACGATCGTCTTGTCGACCTCATCTTGCAGGCGCAGCAGCTCCTGCTGCAGCTCCGCGCGCACGATGGGATCGACGGCTCCGAAGGGCTCGTCCATGAGCAGGATGTTCGGGTCTGCCGCAAGGCCGCGGGCCACACCGACCCGCTGCTGCTGGCCACCGGAGAGCTGACTCGGGTAGCGCTTGGCGAACGAACGGTCCAGGCCCACCGTGTCCATGAGCTCGAGGCCGCGCTCGCGGGCCTGCGCTCGAGAGACCCCCTGCAGCACGGGGACCGTCGCGATGTTGTCGATGACGGTGTAATGCGGCAGCAGGCCGGAGTTCTGCATGACGTAGCCGATGCCGCGGCGCAGCTTGACGGGGTCCTTGCCTGCGATGTCTTCGCCATCGATCGACACAACACCCGCCGACGGCTCGACCATGCGGTTGATCATGCGCAGCAGGGTCGTCTTGCCGCATCCGGATGACCCGACGAAGACCGTGGTCTTGTGCGCGGGCAAGGTCAGACTGAACCCGTCGACAGCGCGGGTTCCGTCGGGAAACTGCTTCGTGACGTCGTCGAAGATGATCACGGCGGCACCGGGTCAGTCGATGACCGACACGTCCCTTCCGAAGGCGACATAGCCCGAGAAGTCCGCCCCGACGCGGTCGAACGCGCTCGGGTACGGCGTCGGGTACGCCCAGGCCCCGTCGGAGTGCGTCACCCCGTCGGCGACGACATGGTAGTACTGGCAGACGCCCTTCCACGGGCAGGTGTAGGGAGTCGGACTCTCGACCAGCGCTCCCTCGGCGATGCTGCTCGGAGGAAAGTACCAGTTGCCCTCGATCGAGAGGAGTTCATCGCGAGGCGCTTCCGCGATGACGACGTTGTCAATAACAGCCTTCATGGTTCTCCGTTCGTCGGGACGGCCGATTCGGCTTCGAATTACGCTACCGGAGGCCAGGGACACTGCGGGCGGTTGTAGCCGAAGCGGAATGCGCGCGGTAATATCCGCGACCGCTGCCGATTCAGATCAGACGCGCACCCGGCACGGGTCCGTGCACGTGCAGCGCCGAGTATCCCGCCGCTGACAGCGTCACCTGCAGTTCGAGGGCCGACTCGAGATCCGCGGCCAGGAAGGCAACCGTTGGACCCGACCCCGACACGATCCCGGCGAGCGCGCCTGCCCGGTCGCCGAGGTCGAGAACGTCGCTGAGCTCGGGTCGCAGTGACAGTGCAGCCTCCTGCAGGTCGTTGTGCAGGTGACCGGCCAGATCCTCGGCGTCACCGGCTCGGAGAGCATGCAGGACAC
Protein-coding sequences here:
- a CDS encoding ABC transporter substrate-binding protein, which produces MTITRTLRAAALTGAAALLLAGCASSNPLDEPTDGSGSGEMTSDTIVVGSQAYYSNEIIAEIYAQALENAGFDVERQFNIGQRDAYIPALESGEVTLFPEYTGNLLQYFDPETTARTSDEVYAALPDALPEGLVVLDQSSATDQDSYTVTSAFADQFGLVSIADLAGVTEPLTLGGPPELAERPYGPMGLADVYGIDVGFSATGDTTFEDLEAGTINLANIYTADPRIQTSDLVVLEDPEGLFLASNVVPVVNADVADEIADVINAVSAALTPQGLVALNVQSFVDEMSPEDIASQWLQENGLS
- a CDS encoding ABC transporter permease, with translation MNLIIDAWLWIIAPEQWTGNYALPILFLQQIGFTFAAVGIATLVAVPVGWAIGHTGKGREIAVAISGAARAIPSFGLLILLLLVLGVTRRPEAALITFVLLAIPSLLAGAYTGIQAIDRATIDAARAVGMTRWQVLWRVEIPLGLPLLMGGLRTATLQVVATVTIAAYVNLGGLGWPIIQGIPLGRFDQVLAGAVLVAALALVLDGLLALAQRAAVPRGLRGAPRSAPPADAEPRFDKIPPRIPDTFASSSSS
- a CDS encoding ABC transporter permease, translating into MTWILDNLDLILQLTLEHLRQCIIAIVLGFVLSIPLGYIAWRFGLLRGWVITITGMLYTIPSLALLILLPTVFGYSALSDANLIIALTLYAIAIMVRSVVDGLDSVDTGVRGAATAMGFSGTRRFFGVEFPLAGPVILAGLRVASVSTISLATVGILVGVTNLGYLFTNGLQRRIIPEVLSGVVAVVILALVIDVILVLAGRLLMPWNRRSRIGSRTAAPATSVGASA
- a CDS encoding ABC transporter ATP-binding protein; amino-acid sequence: MIIFDDVTKQFPDGTRAVDGFSLTLPAHKTTVFVGSSGCGKTTLLRMINRMVEPSAGVVSIDGEDIAGKDPVKLRRGIGYVMQNSGLLPHYTVIDNIATVPVLQGVSRAQARERGLELMDTVGLDRSFAKRYPSQLSGGQQQRVGVARGLAADPNILLMDEPFGAVDPIVRAELQQELLRLQDEVDKTIVFVTHDIDEAFLLGDQVVILEKGAHIAQVGTPSEILENPASEFVASFIGSDHGKRALHLKKTATGTAVVDGTGRTQGMLDDAGSDTRGDSP
- a CDS encoding DUF427 domain-containing protein: MKAVIDNVVIAEAPRDELLSIEGNWYFPPSSIAEGALVESPTPYTCPWKGVCQYYHVVADGVTHSDGAWAYPTPYPSAFDRVGADFSGYVAFGRDVSVID